CCCGATATGGGTGAGCATGCTGGCATATCGTCGTTGGTTGGCGGTAAAGGCCGCTAGACCGCCCTGGAAGATATTACTCCCGTTCCGCTGCGCATACAGTTGCGAAATTTTTCCAAAGTCCAGGACGATTGCCATGCCGGCGAAGGTCACCACATATCCCCCTGCCAGGGCATAGAGGTTATGAATGCCGGTCACAAATAACAGGACGACAATGACCGCTCCTGCGAGAAGGGGTGTGGAGAAACTTTTTTTCAGGCTGGCCACCGACGCTTTGCGCCAGGGGATATAGGGACCGATTCCCATGAGAAATAACAATCCCAGTGCAATGGGCATAAACACCGCATTGTAATAGGGGGGACCCACGGTCACCTTGGCGTCCTGCAGTGTTTCGAGGATTAATGGATAGAGGGTGCCCAGAAAGACCGTGGCGGCAGCCACCAGAAAGAATAGATTATTGAAGAGGAAGATCGATTCACGGGAAACCAACGAATCCATCTCGACTTGTGATTTCAATTTATTGGATCTCAGGATTAATGCGCCGAAGGCGATCCCGATGACGGTGCCGACGAAGATGAGAATATACAGACCGCGCTCAGGATCCGTGGCAAAGGAATGGACCGAAGTGAGCACGCCGCTCCGCACAAGAAAGGTCCCGATCAGAGACAAAGAAAAGGTGACGATGATGAGGAAGAGATTCCAGACTTTGAACATCTTCCGCTTTTCCTGCACCAGAACGGAATGCAGGTAGGCGGTACCCACCAGCCAGGGCATAAACGACGCGTTTTCGACCGGATCCCAGCCCCAATAGCCGCCCCAACCCAGTTCGTAATAGGCCCAATAGCCGCCGAGCAGGATGCCGGTTGTCAGGCACATCCAGGCAAACATGCTCCATCGCTGTGTTACCTTGATCCATTCTTCTCCTAACCGTCCGGAAAATAATGCGGCCATGGCAAAGGAAAAGGGAATGGAAAATCCCACATAGCCCATGTAGAGCATGGGTGGGTGCATGACCATCGCGGGGTCTTGCAGTAACGGATTCAGGTCTTTGCCATCGAGAGGAACAGGTAGAAGCCGTTCAAAAGGACTGGAGAGAAAAACAATTAAACATAAAAAACCGAAGATGATGGCCGATTCCACGGCAATCAAATACGGCATAATGGTGGGCTGAGTGCGCCAATGCAGCCAGACGGCCAAGGTGCTGAAGACGGAAAGTATGAAGACCCAGAGCAGGAGCGAGCCTTCATGTCCGCCCCACACCGCCGCGACCGTATAGAAAAACGGGAGTTTCGAATTTGAATTGTTGGCGACATAGAGAACCGAGAAGTCCCGGATGATAAAAGCATAGACCAATGAGAGCATACCCACACCCAGCAAGACAAAGATGAGGGTGATAGCCATGCGCCCGGAACGGGCCCAATCGGGATTGCGTGTTTTGAGGGCCAGCGCGGCGCTGGCCATGCCAAAGACTGATAGCACCAGGGCAACAATGGTCGAAAAATGTCCAATTTCAATAATCATAGAGAATGGCGAACAGGGTTAGGGAGAGAGGGTTTTCATGAAATCTTTTTTGGGAAGTTCCACACCTGCTTGTTTGAGTTCCATGGGCATGTAGTCCTCGGAATGCTTGGCCATGATCATCGTGGAATGAAACGTCCGGCCGTCCCGCCATTGGCCTTCCACCACCGCCCCTTGTCCCTCCTTAAACAAATCCGGGGGAATACCCTGAAATGCCACAGGAATAGTCGAGGCACCATCTGTGAGCTCAAAGGTCAGCCCTACCGGCTCGGGTTGGGTTTTGAGACTGCCTTTGACCACCATGCCACCCACACGAACTTTTTTGCTGTAGGCTTCGGCGGTAAAGGCTTTTACCTCAGAGGGAGTCACGAAGTACACAATATTTTCCCCG
The sequence above is a segment of the Nitrospira sp. MA-1 genome. Coding sequences within it:
- a CDS encoding heme lyase CcmF/NrfE family subunit; protein product: MIIEIGHFSTIVALVLSVFGMASAALALKTRNPDWARSGRMAITLIFVLLGVGMLSLVYAFIIRDFSVLYVANNSNSKLPFFYTVAAVWGGHEGSLLLWVFILSVFSTLAVWLHWRTQPTIMPYLIAVESAIIFGFLCLIVFLSSPFERLLPVPLDGKDLNPLLQDPAMVMHPPMLYMGYVGFSIPFSFAMAALFSGRLGEEWIKVTQRWSMFAWMCLTTGILLGGYWAYYELGWGGYWGWDPVENASFMPWLVGTAYLHSVLVQEKRKMFKVWNLFLIIVTFSLSLIGTFLVRSGVLTSVHSFATDPERGLYILIFVGTVIGIAFGALILRSNKLKSQVEMDSLVSRESIFLFNNLFFLVAAATVFLGTLYPLILETLQDAKVTVGPPYYNAVFMPIALGLLFLMGIGPYIPWRKASVASLKKSFSTPLLAGAVIVVLLFVTGIHNLYALAGGYVVTFAGMAIVLDFGKISQLYAQRNGSNIFQGGLAAFTANQRRYASMLTHIGVLVLVVGIIASTVYQTEKVVSMRVGDEFAIGDYRMKLAKIHEVAGGNWNAQEGVFQVFKGEDLITELRPQKRIYSATQTPTTESAIYATKMGHVFLTMPEVSEDGVAVARGVLNPLVLWVWGGGVIMGLGVILNILRPRKKEE
- the ccmE gene encoding cytochrome c maturation protein CcmE, giving the protein MGTKNKKIAIIVSILLVAGSLGYLAFGNFGENIVYFVTPSEVKAFTAEAYSKKVRVGGMVVKGSLKTQPEPVGLTFELTDGASTIPVAFQGIPPDLFKEGQGAVVEGQWRDGRTFHSTMIMAKHSEDYMPMELKQAGVELPKKDFMKTLSP